One segment of Thunnus thynnus chromosome 19, fThuThy2.1, whole genome shotgun sequence DNA contains the following:
- the stc1l gene encoding stanniocalcin 1, like, whose product MTALPGSALLLLLLLSLSSAAAAFQLLPEEAAPRRARFSSNSPTDVARCLNGAVAVGCGFFSCLENSTCDTDGMHEICELFLHTAATFNTEGKTFVKKSLHCISQGISAKVFQTIRRCNIFQRMIAEVQEECYTSLDICTVARTNPDAIGEVVQVPTHFPNRYYSTLLQTLQACDEQTVAAVRAGLIARLGPDMETFLQLVQNKPCSTGSGSAAYNNPTSWKNMPVFNIQPGFRGRDPTHLFARKRSVDDKVGEMRGEE is encoded by the exons ATGACCGCGCTGCCCGGATccgctctgctgctgctgctgctcctctcgCTGAGCTCCGCCGCCGCCGCCTTCCAGCTGCTGCCGGAGGAAGCTGCTCCCCGCCGGGCACGATTCTCCTCGAACAGTCCGA CTGATGTGGCCAGATGTTTGAACGGTGCTGTCGCTGTGGGCTGCGGCTTCTTTTCCTGTCTGGAAAACTCGACCTGCGACACTGACGGGATGCACGAAATCTGTGAACTTTTCCTCCACACAGCTGCTACCTTCAACACAGAG GGTAAAACATTTGTGAAGAAAAGTCTGCACTGCATCTCTCAGGGAATCTCAGCCAAAGTCTTCCAAACTATCCGCCGCTGCAACATCTTCCAGAGGATGATCGCTGAG GTGCAAGAAGAATGTTACACCAGTCTTGACATCTGCACCGTGGCTCGTACCAACCCTGACGCTATCGGAGAGGTGGTTCAGGTCCCGACTCACTTCCCCAACAG GTACTACAGCACTCTGCTGCAGACGCTGCAGGCCTGCGACGAGCAGACGGTGGCAGCAGTGAGGGCCGGCCTCATCGCCAGGTTAGGCCCCGACATGGAGACGTTCCTCCAGCTCGTCCAGAACAAACCCTGCTCCACTGGATCCGGATCGGCCGCTTACAACAACCCCACCAGCTGGAAGAACATGCCCGTGTTCAACATCCAGCCCGGCTTCAGAGGCAGAGATCCCACTCACCTGTTCGCCAGGAAGAGATCTGTGGACGACAAGGTGGGAGAGATGAGAGGCGAAGAGTAG